The following are encoded together in the Gemmatimonadota bacterium genome:
- a CDS encoding MFS transporter — protein MTVSVVMYKRLGISNSDIALYTSWLYLPWVIKPLWSPVVELYGTKRSWTLATQFGVSAALVAVALALGSPSFFTVTLALLWAMALTSATHDIACDGFYMLGLPAHEAAAFVGVRSTSYRLAMITGQGAFVVLAGELEKLSPGEPRRAWTITFAALAALMAALAAYHRFALPRPAIDRPAGDVARAQVAAADATTGTAEPAPSFFSVFASFFQRPRIVATLAFLMLFRFAEAQLVKLVTPFLLDARADGGLGLTTSEVGVAYGTVGVLALTGGGLFGGWLASRYGLRRLLWVFVIAIHLPDAIFVWLAYTQPSNLTLISAAVAVEQFGYGFGFTAYILFMMMVARGAQQTAHYAICTGFMALGMMLPGMFAGALQEKLGYPHFFLWVLLSTVPGFIVAALVRIDGDFGKKAAKEGEAGRRATN, from the coding sequence ATGACCGTGTCGGTCGTGATGTACAAGCGGCTGGGGATCTCCAACTCCGACATCGCGCTCTACACGAGCTGGCTCTACCTCCCGTGGGTCATCAAGCCGCTGTGGAGCCCAGTCGTCGAACTGTACGGGACCAAGCGCTCGTGGACGCTGGCGACCCAGTTTGGCGTCTCGGCGGCGCTGGTCGCGGTCGCCCTCGCGCTCGGGTCGCCGAGCTTCTTCACCGTCACGCTCGCCCTCCTCTGGGCGATGGCCCTCACCTCGGCCACGCACGACATCGCCTGCGACGGCTTCTATATGCTGGGGCTTCCGGCGCACGAGGCGGCGGCGTTCGTCGGGGTGCGGAGCACGTCGTACCGCCTGGCGATGATCACCGGCCAGGGGGCGTTCGTGGTGCTGGCCGGCGAACTCGAGAAGCTCTCCCCCGGCGAGCCCCGGCGCGCGTGGACGATCACCTTCGCGGCGCTGGCTGCCCTGATGGCCGCGCTGGCGGCGTACCATCGCTTCGCCCTCCCGCGCCCGGCGATCGACCGGCCGGCGGGCGACGTCGCGCGTGCGCAGGTTGCAGCTGCCGACGCCACGACGGGCACGGCCGAGCCGGCGCCGTCGTTCTTCTCGGTCTTTGCGTCGTTCTTCCAGCGCCCGCGCATCGTGGCGACCCTCGCCTTCCTGATGCTCTTTCGCTTCGCCGAGGCGCAGCTGGTGAAGCTGGTGACCCCCTTCCTGCTCGATGCGCGCGCCGACGGCGGACTGGGGCTCACCACGAGCGAGGTGGGGGTCGCCTACGGCACCGTAGGGGTGCTCGCCCTCACCGGCGGCGGATTGTTTGGGGGGTGGCTCGCCTCACGCTACGGACTCAGGCGACTGCTCTGGGTCTTCGTGATCGCCATCCACCTCCCCGACGCGATCTTCGTCTGGCTGGCCTACACCCAGCCATCCAACCTCACCCTCATCTCGGCGGCGGTGGCGGTCGAACAGTTCGGCTACGGCTTCGGCTTCACCGCCTACATCCTCTTCATGATGATGGTCGCACGCGGGGCGCAGCAGACGGCGCACTACGCCATCTGCACCGGCTTCATGGCGCTCGGCATGATGCTCCCCGGGATGTTTGCCGGCGCGTTGCAGGAGAAGCTGGGCTATCCGCACTTCTTCCTGTGGGTGCTGCTCTCGACCGTCCCGGGGTTCATCGTCGCGGCGCTCGTCCGAATCGATGGGGACTTCGGGAAGAAGGCCGCGAAGGAGGGCGAAGCTGGGCGTCGGGCCACCAACTAA
- a CDS encoding amidohydrolase family protein, whose amino-acid sequence MAITHATIVDVATGRLTSGHTIIVSGNKIASISPDSRARIPAGARVLDATGKFVIPGLWDMHVHATGPGIDRLFLPVLAANGVTGVRDMWGRVAWFDSARAQTARGDLVAPRIVGSGHILDGAPAIWPGSTGVKDAAEARRMVDSLAAGGAAFIKVYSRLTPDEFRAAAEQAKARGLPFAGHVPSLVSVGEASDLGMKSIEHLQMLANACSRDEDAMRADYAAAVASAKAWDSAGIVSRAQARRVVDTYDPARCRALAQRVKQNGTWMVPTLTVLRSVAYLDDSTLAADARMAYVPRFFSATWNPKNDFRFKMLTAQDWALRKEVYAQQRKIVTLLHEAGVSFLAGTDLSNPYIFPGFSLHEELRNLVSLGFTPLEALQSATRNPARYLAATDSLGAVAAGQLADLVVLDANPLRDIANTEKVHAVVLNGRLVDSTQRQGLLEEARKRAAGRP is encoded by the coding sequence GTGGCGATCACCCACGCCACCATCGTCGACGTGGCCACCGGGCGCCTGACGAGCGGGCACACCATCATCGTCAGCGGCAACAAGATTGCGAGCATCTCGCCCGACAGCCGGGCGCGCATCCCCGCCGGCGCGCGCGTGCTCGACGCCACGGGCAAGTTCGTGATTCCCGGGCTGTGGGACATGCACGTGCACGCCACCGGTCCCGGAATCGATCGCCTCTTCCTCCCCGTCCTGGCCGCCAACGGGGTCACCGGCGTGCGCGACATGTGGGGGCGCGTCGCGTGGTTCGATTCGGCGCGCGCCCAGACGGCGCGTGGCGACCTGGTCGCGCCTCGCATCGTGGGGAGCGGTCACATCCTCGACGGCGCCCCTGCCATCTGGCCCGGCTCGACCGGCGTGAAGGACGCCGCCGAGGCGCGACGCATGGTCGACTCGCTTGCGGCTGGCGGCGCGGCATTCATCAAGGTCTACTCGCGCCTCACGCCTGACGAGTTCCGGGCCGCCGCGGAGCAGGCCAAGGCGCGCGGCCTCCCCTTCGCCGGCCACGTGCCCTCGCTCGTGTCGGTGGGCGAAGCCTCCGACCTTGGCATGAAGAGCATCGAGCACCTGCAGATGCTCGCCAACGCCTGCTCGCGCGACGAGGACGCGATGCGCGCCGACTACGCGGCCGCGGTGGCGAGCGCCAAGGCGTGGGACTCGGCCGGCATCGTCTCGCGCGCGCAGGCGCGTCGCGTGGTGGACACGTACGACCCGGCGCGGTGTCGCGCCCTGGCCCAGCGCGTCAAACAGAACGGGACCTGGATGGTCCCCACGCTCACCGTGCTGCGCTCGGTCGCCTACCTGGACGACAGCACGCTGGCCGCCGATGCGCGCATGGCGTATGTCCCGCGCTTCTTCTCGGCCACGTGGAACCCGAAGAACGACTTCCGCTTCAAGATGCTCACCGCGCAGGACTGGGCGCTGCGCAAGGAGGTCTACGCCCAGCAGCGGAAGATCGTGACGCTGCTGCATGAAGCGGGGGTGTCGTTCCTGGCCGGGACCGACCTCTCGAATCCGTACATCTTCCCCGGCTTCTCGCTGCACGAGGAATTGCGCAACCTCGTGAGCCTCGGCTTCACCCCGCTCGAGGCGCTGCAGTCGGCGACGCGCAATCCCGCGCGGTATCTCGCCGCCACCGATTCGTTAGGCGCCGTGGCCGCGGGCCAGCTGGCCGACCTCGTCGTCCTCGACGCCAATCCGTTGCGCGACATCGCCAACACGGAGAAGGTGCACGCCGTGGTGCTCAACGGCCGACTGGTGGACTCCACCCAGCGACAAGGGCTGCTCGAGGAGGCGAGGAAGCGCGCCGCCGGCCGACCTTAG
- a CDS encoding family 20 glycosylhydrolase, whose translation MLHGSTRPVVRPTTVALLLLATAACAGTPRPPARPAPQPAVARIATLIPAPVRAEAIAADSFIVTDSTPLVITADAPEGADQVARSLAALLAPPQVVRRISRLPAGADVPAGALVVRGVRGGAQGGAQGAVSGEGYVLRADRAGVSLEAASAAGLFNAVQTLRQLLPVDVEHRGAVKRILVVPGVEVHDQPRYAWRGAMLDVARHFLPIDGVKRYLDAMALYKLNVLHLHLSDDQGWRLEISAWPALTRVGGSTQVGGGGGGYYTQAQYADLVAYAAERFITIVPEFDMPGHTNAALASIPELNCNDTAPPLYTGTKVGFSALCASREGVYRFIDDVVREVSAITPGPYFHLGGDEVEKLTHDEYLRFVERVEGIVRAHGKRAMGWGEIAAAKLDASTIVHHWRPARTRASDSSHVHAARGGQVVLSPAHRTYFDMKYDSSNVLGYTWAAVIPLRAAYDWNPETLLAGVSGRAILGVEGPLWSETIERPSEFEWLGFPRLVALAEVGWTPQEGRAWESFRVRLAAHGRRLSAVGVNFHRTPEVDWRN comes from the coding sequence ATGCTGCACGGCTCGACTCGCCCAGTCGTTCGTCCGACGACGGTTGCACTCCTCCTCCTGGCCACCGCGGCCTGCGCGGGCACCCCGCGCCCGCCGGCGCGCCCGGCTCCCCAGCCGGCGGTGGCGCGGATCGCGACGCTCATCCCGGCGCCGGTGCGCGCCGAGGCGATCGCCGCCGATTCGTTCATCGTCACCGACAGCACGCCGCTCGTGATCACCGCCGACGCCCCGGAGGGGGCCGATCAGGTCGCGCGATCGCTCGCCGCGTTGCTCGCGCCTCCGCAGGTGGTGCGCAGGATCTCGCGGCTGCCGGCGGGCGCCGACGTGCCGGCCGGTGCCCTGGTCGTGCGCGGGGTGCGGGGCGGGGCGCAAGGCGGGGCACAGGGCGCGGTGAGCGGCGAAGGCTACGTGCTGCGCGCCGATCGCGCGGGGGTCTCGCTCGAGGCGGCGAGTGCGGCGGGGCTGTTCAACGCCGTGCAGACGTTGCGTCAGCTCCTCCCGGTGGACGTGGAGCATCGGGGCGCGGTGAAGCGCATCCTGGTGGTCCCGGGCGTGGAGGTGCACGACCAGCCGCGGTACGCCTGGCGTGGGGCGATGCTCGACGTGGCGCGCCACTTCCTCCCGATCGACGGGGTCAAGCGCTACCTCGACGCGATGGCCTTGTACAAGCTCAACGTGCTGCACTTGCACCTGTCGGACGACCAGGGGTGGCGGCTGGAGATCTCGGCGTGGCCGGCGCTCACCCGCGTCGGGGGGAGCACGCAGGTAGGCGGTGGCGGCGGCGGCTACTACACGCAGGCGCAGTACGCCGACCTCGTCGCCTACGCCGCCGAGCGCTTCATCACCATCGTCCCGGAGTTCGACATGCCGGGGCACACGAATGCGGCGCTGGCCTCGATTCCCGAACTCAACTGCAACGACACCGCACCGCCGCTGTACACCGGGACCAAGGTGGGCTTCAGCGCCCTCTGCGCGTCGCGCGAAGGGGTCTACCGCTTCATCGATGACGTGGTGCGCGAAGTGAGCGCCATCACGCCGGGCCCCTACTTCCATCTCGGGGGCGATGAGGTGGAGAAGCTCACGCACGACGAGTACCTGCGCTTCGTGGAGCGCGTGGAAGGAATCGTGCGCGCCCACGGCAAGCGTGCGATGGGGTGGGGCGAGATCGCCGCGGCCAAGCTCGACGCGAGCACCATCGTGCATCACTGGCGCCCCGCGCGCACCAGGGCGAGCGATTCGTCGCACGTCCACGCCGCACGCGGCGGGCAGGTGGTGCTCTCCCCGGCGCACCGCACGTACTTCGACATGAAGTACGACAGCAGCAATGTGCTGGGCTACACCTGGGCCGCGGTCATCCCGTTGCGCGCTGCGTACGACTGGAACCCGGAGACGCTGCTGGCCGGCGTGAGCGGGCGCGCGATCCTCGGCGTGGAAGGGCCACTCTGGTCAGAAACGATCGAACGACCGAGCGAATTCGAGTGGCTGGGCTTCCCGCGGTTGGTGGCGCTGGCCGAAGTGGGGTGGACGCCTCAGGAGGGGCGCGCGTGGGAGTCGTTTCGCGTGCGGCTGGCGGCGCATGGGAGACGGCTGTCGGCGGTGGGAGTGAACTTCCATCGCACGCCGGAAGTGGACTGGCGGAACTGA
- a CDS encoding M24 family metallopeptidase: MTDVPQRRTIAARRDPFASALPSWSEQIRVRESWLDKRHEMLLGMMRRHDLQMWIVVNEEFHNDPLAEFIAPPRPYTGNRDFFIFVDTGGTALRRIAVTGYSEDNLKRWFESPDEPRPITTVLPELVKRYQPKRIALGSGGKRGVTRSLTHDTWVDLTTLIGPDAPQRVVPAADLIEEYLDTRIPEEMPYYTRAVQLTESLARRALSNEVIVPGKTTVGEVRNWLYDALWAAGVRTWFQPDLRVQRRGMGKASSRGFLAVAPESTVIRRGDVVHLDFGISVMGFDTDWQKMAYVLKAGERDVPAGLKAAMKNSHTLQDVMMKTYSRPGVPVADVYDSTMADMKRRGITAMIYSHPIGNQGHGLGAAIDFRSAQRPELGASGKKLRKGSYISIELNTRTPVAEWEGQDVFVMFEDDAHLTDDGWVFFRPRQESWYVIR, encoded by the coding sequence ATGACTGACGTGCCGCAACGGCGCACCATCGCCGCGCGTCGCGATCCGTTTGCGTCGGCGCTCCCGTCGTGGTCCGAGCAGATTCGCGTTCGCGAGAGCTGGCTCGACAAGCGCCACGAGATGCTGCTCGGCATGATGCGGCGCCACGACCTGCAGATGTGGATCGTGGTGAATGAAGAGTTCCACAACGATCCGCTCGCCGAGTTCATCGCGCCGCCGAGGCCGTACACGGGGAACCGCGACTTCTTCATCTTCGTCGATACCGGCGGGACCGCGTTGCGCCGCATCGCGGTCACCGGCTACTCCGAGGACAACCTCAAGCGCTGGTTCGAGTCGCCCGACGAGCCGCGGCCCATCACCACTGTGCTCCCCGAGCTGGTCAAGCGCTACCAGCCGAAACGCATTGCGTTAGGCAGCGGCGGCAAGCGTGGCGTCACGCGCTCGCTCACGCACGACACCTGGGTCGACCTCACGACGCTCATCGGCCCCGACGCCCCGCAGCGCGTGGTCCCGGCGGCCGACCTCATTGAGGAGTACCTCGACACGCGCATCCCCGAGGAGATGCCGTACTACACCCGCGCGGTGCAGCTGACGGAATCGCTGGCGCGGCGCGCGCTCTCCAACGAGGTCATCGTCCCCGGCAAGACCACGGTGGGCGAGGTTCGCAACTGGCTCTACGACGCGCTCTGGGCCGCGGGGGTGCGCACCTGGTTCCAGCCCGACCTCCGCGTGCAGCGCCGCGGGATGGGGAAGGCGTCGTCGCGCGGCTTCCTGGCCGTCGCCCCCGAGAGCACCGTCATCCGCCGCGGCGACGTCGTGCACCTCGACTTCGGCATCTCGGTCATGGGTTTCGACACCGACTGGCAGAAGATGGCCTACGTGCTGAAAGCCGGCGAACGCGATGTCCCGGCCGGGCTCAAGGCGGCGATGAAGAACAGCCACACCCTGCAGGACGTGATGATGAAGACCTATTCGCGCCCCGGGGTCCCCGTCGCCGATGTGTACGATTCGACCATGGCCGACATGAAGCGACGCGGGATCACCGCGATGATCTATTCACACCCCATCGGCAACCAGGGGCACGGACTCGGCGCCGCCATCGACTTCCGCTCCGCGCAGCGCCCCGAGCTGGGCGCCTCGGGGAAGAAGCTCCGCAAGGGCTCCTACATCTCGATCGAACTCAACACGCGCACGCCGGTCGCCGAGTGGGAGGGGCAGGACGTCTTCGTGATGTTCGAGGACGATGCGCACCTGACGGACGACGGGTGGGTCTTCTTTCGGCCGCGGCAGGAGAGCTGGTACGTCATTCGGTAG
- a CDS encoding Uma2 family endonuclease, whose product MPIAQDWTAERARALPGDGNRYEVLDGVLAVTPAPSGVHQLVVGAIYRLLYDYTARHGFGVTVFSPADLEFSAARLLQPDCFVAATTNGKRPTSWEQMRRLLLAVEVVSPASARRDRITKRRIYMQEGVGEYWIVDVNSRVIDRWRPDDERPEVLDSVLRWEPVPGIPPLDLDIGALFVEALGEG is encoded by the coding sequence ATGCCAATCGCACAGGACTGGACGGCGGAGCGGGCACGAGCACTTCCTGGCGACGGGAATCGCTACGAGGTGCTCGACGGGGTGCTGGCGGTGACGCCGGCGCCGAGCGGGGTGCATCAGTTGGTGGTCGGCGCGATCTACCGCCTGCTGTACGACTACACTGCCAGGCATGGATTCGGCGTGACGGTGTTTTCGCCGGCGGATCTCGAGTTCTCGGCAGCGCGACTCCTGCAGCCCGACTGTTTCGTCGCGGCCACCACGAACGGAAAGCGTCCGACGAGTTGGGAGCAGATGCGTCGTCTCCTGCTGGCCGTCGAGGTGGTGTCGCCCGCCTCCGCCCGCCGGGACCGCATTACCAAGCGCCGCATCTACATGCAGGAGGGGGTCGGCGAGTACTGGATCGTTGACGTGAACTCGCGAGTGATCGACCGCTGGCGTCCCGATGACGAACGTCCCGAGGTCCTCGACAGCGTCCTCCGCTGGGAACCCGTCCCGGGGATCCCCCCGCTCGACCTCGACATCGGCGCGCTGTTCGTCGAGGCGCTGGGCGAGGGCTGA
- a CDS encoding amidohydrolase — protein MPLVRSPKRAFALACALGAGVSFLLPAPAHAQRGKADPAKPIIAALDARFDHYAGIAKQIWGFAEVGYQEQKSSALLQQELKSAGFSLDVGVAGEPTGFIGTYGSGKPVIAIVGEFDALPGLSQEATPFKKAVTEGGAGHGCGHHLFGTASVAAAITVKEWMVANKIPGTLRFYGTPAEEGGGGKVYMVRAGLFKDVDAVVAWHPGDRNMADANSTLANISAKFRFRGISSHAAAAPDKGRSALDGVEAMTHMVNMMREHVPQDTRIHYVITAGGRAPNVVPDFAEVFMYARQSDMRVLDQIWERIIAASKGAAMGTGTTVEHETIAAVYNVLPNEVLGRIQQKNLERVGGLQYTAEDKAFAATLQKTLDGPVPPIEDAGRVLPFTGGGVDPASTDMGDVSWAVPTVQLSAATWVPGTPAHSWQAVAAGGTPIGAKGMLVAAKTMSLTAIELFTDATIIPKARAEFDQRRGPNFVYRTRLDREKPALDYRK, from the coding sequence ATGCCTCTCGTCCGTTCTCCCAAGCGCGCCTTCGCGTTGGCCTGCGCCCTCGGCGCCGGCGTGTCGTTCCTGCTCCCCGCCCCCGCGCACGCACAGCGGGGAAAGGCCGACCCGGCCAAGCCGATCATCGCCGCGCTCGACGCGCGATTTGACCACTACGCCGGCATCGCCAAGCAGATCTGGGGGTTCGCCGAGGTCGGCTACCAGGAGCAGAAGTCGAGTGCGCTCCTCCAGCAGGAGCTGAAGAGCGCCGGCTTCTCGCTCGACGTCGGCGTGGCGGGTGAGCCGACCGGCTTCATCGGCACCTACGGAAGCGGCAAGCCGGTCATCGCCATCGTCGGCGAGTTCGACGCACTGCCGGGGCTCTCGCAGGAGGCCACCCCGTTCAAGAAGGCCGTCACCGAGGGGGGGGCCGGACACGGCTGTGGGCATCACCTCTTCGGAACCGCGTCCGTGGCCGCGGCGATCACGGTCAAGGAGTGGATGGTCGCCAACAAGATCCCGGGGACGCTGCGCTTCTACGGGACGCCGGCCGAAGAAGGGGGTGGCGGCAAGGTGTACATGGTGCGCGCGGGGCTGTTCAAGGACGTGGATGCCGTCGTCGCCTGGCATCCTGGCGACCGCAACATGGCCGACGCCAACAGCACGCTGGCCAACATCTCGGCCAAGTTCCGCTTCCGCGGCATCTCGTCGCACGCCGCCGCCGCCCCCGACAAGGGACGCTCGGCGCTCGACGGCGTGGAGGCGATGACGCACATGGTCAACATGATGCGCGAGCACGTCCCGCAGGACACGCGCATCCACTACGTGATCACGGCCGGGGGACGGGCGCCTAACGTGGTCCCCGACTTCGCCGAGGTCTTCATGTACGCGCGCCAGAGCGACATGCGCGTCCTGGACCAGATCTGGGAGCGCATCATCGCCGCCTCCAAGGGGGCGGCCATGGGGACGGGAACGACGGTGGAGCACGAGACCATCGCCGCCGTCTACAACGTCCTCCCCAACGAGGTGCTGGGGCGCATCCAGCAGAAGAACCTGGAGCGCGTGGGCGGGCTGCAGTACACGGCGGAGGACAAGGCGTTTGCCGCGACGCTGCAGAAGACGCTCGACGGCCCCGTCCCTCCCATCGAGGATGCGGGGCGCGTCCTCCCCTTCACTGGCGGCGGCGTGGATCCGGCGTCGACCGACATGGGTGACGTCTCGTGGGCGGTGCCGACGGTGCAGCTGAGCGCGGCCACCTGGGTCCCGGGAACGCCAGCGCACTCCTGGCAGGCGGTTGCGGCTGGCGGCACGCCGATCGGTGCCAAGGGGATGCTGGTGGCTGCCAAGACGATGAGCCTCACGGCGATCGAGCTGTTCACCGACGCCACGATCATTCCCAAGGCCCGGGCGGAGTTCGACCAGCGCCGCGGCCCCAACTTCGTCTACCGCACCCGGCTCGACCGCGAGAAGCCCGCGCTCGACTATCGGAAGTAG
- a CDS encoding cytochrome ubiquinol oxidase subunit I, translated as MSDLLAARSQMAMSLAFHIIFAMVGIGMPLLMVLAEWKHLRTGEAVYLDLAKRWAKGTAILFAVGAVSGTVLSLELGLLWPGFMKFAGAIIGMPFSLEGFAFFTEAIFLGVYLYGWNRITPRAHLWAGVLVAVSGAVSGVFVVIANAWMNAPIGFVMRDGVAVDIDPLLALTTPAALPQTLHMTLAAYAGTGFAVAGIHAFFLRRHGRSGFHRKALGIALRMAIPAALLQPLSGDLSAKAVATLQPAKLAAMEGQFTTERGAPLRIGGWPDEAAAQTRWSIDIPKALSILAFGDPNAEVQGLDRVPRADWPPVAIVHVAFQLMVGLGSYMALLSLWALWSRWRKRDLANQRLLLLAIIAGTPMGFIATEAGWVVTEVGRQPWIVQGVLRTADAVTPMPGLIVPFLLFTVLYVFLGVIVAYLLMRQFAVAPTQTGTFRRPTPPAGTTPAGATAVAAGD; from the coding sequence GTGTCCGACCTGCTTGCCGCTCGCTCCCAGATGGCGATGTCGCTCGCCTTCCACATCATCTTCGCGATGGTGGGGATCGGGATGCCCTTGCTCATGGTGCTGGCGGAGTGGAAGCACCTGCGCACCGGCGAGGCGGTCTACCTGGACCTGGCCAAGCGGTGGGCCAAGGGGACGGCGATCCTTTTTGCGGTCGGGGCGGTCTCGGGGACCGTCCTGTCGCTCGAACTCGGCCTCCTCTGGCCCGGCTTCATGAAATTCGCCGGGGCGATCATCGGAATGCCGTTTTCGCTCGAGGGGTTCGCCTTCTTCACCGAGGCGATCTTTCTCGGCGTTTACCTGTACGGGTGGAACCGCATCACGCCACGGGCGCACCTGTGGGCCGGGGTGCTGGTGGCGGTGAGCGGGGCCGTTTCCGGGGTCTTCGTGGTGATCGCCAATGCCTGGATGAATGCGCCGATCGGCTTCGTGATGCGCGACGGTGTCGCGGTCGACATCGACCCGCTGCTGGCATTGACGACGCCGGCCGCGCTGCCACAGACGCTGCACATGACGCTCGCCGCCTATGCGGGGACCGGCTTTGCCGTGGCGGGGATCCACGCCTTCTTCCTGCGGCGCCACGGACGCAGCGGCTTCCATCGCAAGGCGTTAGGCATCGCGCTGCGCATGGCGATTCCGGCAGCGCTCCTGCAGCCGCTCTCGGGCGACCTCTCCGCCAAGGCGGTGGCCACGCTGCAGCCGGCGAAGCTGGCGGCGATGGAAGGGCAGTTCACCACCGAGCGCGGCGCCCCGCTCCGCATCGGCGGGTGGCCCGACGAAGCGGCGGCGCAGACGCGCTGGTCGATCGACATCCCCAAGGCGCTGTCGATCCTGGCCTTCGGCGACCCCAACGCCGAAGTGCAAGGGCTCGACCGGGTGCCACGCGCAGACTGGCCCCCCGTCGCCATCGTGCACGTCGCGTTCCAGCTGATGGTGGGGCTCGGCTCGTACATGGCGCTGCTGTCGCTGTGGGCGCTCTGGAGTCGCTGGCGCAAGCGTGACCTGGCCAACCAGCGCCTCTTGCTCCTGGCGATCATCGCTGGAACGCCGATGGGCTTCATCGCCACCGAGGCCGGGTGGGTGGTGACCGAGGTGGGGCGGCAGCCGTGGATCGTGCAGGGGGTGCTGCGTACCGCCGACGCGGTGACCCCCATGCCGGGGCTCATCGTCCCCTTCCTCCTCTTCACCGTGCTGTACGTCTTCCTCGGCGTCATCGTCGCGTACCTGCTCATGCGACAGTTCGCCGTGGCCCCCACGCAGACCGGAACGTTCCGGCGTCCCACGCCGCCGGCGGGGACGACACCTGCGGGCGCGACAGCCGTCGCCGCCGGGGACTGA
- a CDS encoding cytochrome d ubiquinol oxidase subunit II, with amino-acid sequence MLAALNAYVLLGGADFGGGVWDLLATKPRREEQRALIAHAIGPIWEANHVWLILVVVLLFTCFPPAFATIVTELHIPLTLMLVGVVLRGSAFTFRTYDSSADDVQRRWGLVFSWSSILTPAALGICVGAMSAGAVGSASSNPGAPFLERFVLPWTNPFVLGVGLFALVLFAFLAAVYLTVEAEGDVGLQRDFRRRALGAGMALFLCAFGTLALARAYAPRILVGVTQSPAALPLQLATAVMALLAFAALIVRRYRVARLAAGAQVSLILWGWGISLYPFIIPETLTIQAAAAPPITLRLTLGALALGAVVLVPSLVYLFRVFKARPSAFASLDESPESSH; translated from the coding sequence ATGCTCGCGGCGCTCAACGCCTACGTGCTGCTGGGGGGCGCGGATTTCGGCGGCGGGGTGTGGGACCTTCTGGCCACCAAGCCACGGCGCGAGGAGCAACGCGCCCTCATCGCGCACGCCATCGGCCCCATCTGGGAGGCCAACCACGTCTGGCTCATCCTCGTGGTGGTGCTCCTCTTCACCTGCTTCCCGCCCGCGTTCGCGACCATCGTCACCGAGCTGCACATCCCGCTCACGCTCATGCTCGTGGGCGTGGTGCTGCGCGGCTCGGCCTTCACCTTCCGGACCTACGACTCGTCCGCCGACGACGTGCAGCGGCGCTGGGGGCTCGTCTTCTCCTGGTCCAGCATCCTGACGCCGGCGGCGTTAGGCATCTGCGTCGGGGCGATGTCGGCCGGGGCGGTGGGGAGCGCGTCGTCCAACCCCGGCGCCCCTTTCCTCGAGCGCTTCGTCCTCCCGTGGACCAACCCGTTCGTCCTCGGCGTCGGACTCTTCGCCCTCGTCCTCTTCGCCTTTCTCGCCGCCGTGTACCTGACGGTGGAGGCCGAGGGCGACGTGGGGCTGCAGCGCGACTTCCGGCGGCGCGCGCTGGGGGCCGGGATGGCCCTCTTCCTGTGCGCCTTCGGGACGCTCGCCCTCGCGCGTGCCTACGCACCGCGCATCCTCGTGGGGGTGACGCAGTCGCCCGCCGCACTGCCGTTGCAGCTGGCAACCGCCGTCATGGCGCTGCTCGCCTTCGCCGCCCTCATCGTGCGACGCTATCGCGTGGCGCGACTGGCGGCCGGGGCGCAGGTCTCGCTGATCCTCTGGGGATGGGGGATCTCGCTGTATCCCTTCATCATCCCCGAGACGCTGACGATCCAGGCCGCCGCCGCCCCGCCCATCACCCTGCGACTCACCCTCGGCGCCCTCGCCCTCGGCGCGGTTGTCCTCGTCCCCTCGCTCGTGTACCTCTTCCGGGTGTTCAAGGCGCGCCCGTCTGCCTTCGCCTCGCTCGACGAGAGCCCGGAGTCGTCACACTGA